A genomic window from Parasteatoda tepidariorum isolate YZ-2023 chromosome 10, CAS_Ptep_4.0, whole genome shotgun sequence includes:
- the LOC122272254 gene encoding piggyBac transposable element-derived protein 4-like produces MDGSPASAWRLFIDEWILKHIKKCTEDEAHRHIPENKWVVTLEEVDAFIAILYARGIYCAKGLELDSLWSMDWGPPFFRNTMPRDRFREIMRFLRFDIKSTRSDRLQTDKFALVSDVWNRFIENCKTNYTPGPNLTVDEQLFPTKARCRFIQYMPNKPDKFGIKFWLAADVDSKYLINGFPYLGKDHQCPPNVPLSEYVVLRLISPYENKGRNVTTDNFFTTLKLAEALKSKYTSLVGTVKRSRKEIPVSVKVSKSELHSTTYLLIMTSV; encoded by the coding sequence ATGGACGGTAGTCCGGCAAGTGCCTGGAGACTCTTCATCGATGAATggatattaaaacatataaagaaaTGTACAGAAGATGAAGCTCATCGTCATATTCCTGAAAATAAATGGGTCGTAACATTAGAAGAGGTTGATgcttttatagcaattttatatGCACGTGGCATATATTGCGCAAAAGGACTTGAGCTGGATAGTCTGTGGTCAATGGACTGGGGACCTCCGTTTTTCCGTAATACGATGCCAAGAGACAGATTTCGTGAAATTATGAGATTCTTGCGCTTCGATATAAAATCAACGAGATCAGATCGTCTACAAACAGACAAATTTGCCCTTGTATCCGATGTCTGGAATCGTTTCATTGAAAATTGTAAGACTAACTATACACCAGGTCCTAACTTAACTGTAGATGAACAGTTATTTCCTACCAAAGCTAGGTGTAGGTTTATTCAATATATGCCAAACAAACCGGACAAATTTGGCATAAAATTCTGGTTGGCAGCAGATGTTGATTCAAAATATCTGATTAATGGATTCCCATATCTCGGAAAAGATCACCAGTGTCCACCAAACGTTCCTCTTTCCGAATATGTTGTATTGCGCCTAATAAGTCCATATGAGAACAAAGGCAGAAACGTTACTACAGATAACTTTTTTACTACGTTGAAACTTGCAGAggcattaaaatcaaaatacaccAGCCTTGTAGGAACTGTAAAACgttcaagaaaagaaataccTGTCTCTGTGAAAGTGTCGAAATCTGAATTGCATTCTACCACTTACTTACTCATAATGACATCAGTCTAA